The sequence below is a genomic window from Burkholderia contaminans.
CCGCGCGGGCGGCGCGTCGATGGACGACGCGATCGGCTTCGGCCAGCGCGCCGCCGCGATCAGCGTGACGCGCTACGGTGCGCAGACCTCGATTCCGACGCGCGACGAAGTGGCGCGCCTGGAACCCTGAATTCCGCATCAGACGGACAGGCCGGAACCGGCCGACATCACTGACATGGAGACAACCGCAATGAACGAAACCCCGACCATTCCGCCCGCTCCGCCGCGTATCCGCCGCGGGCAACGCATCGCGCTCGCGCTGTTGATGGTGAGCGGCATCGTCAACTACCTCGATCGCGGCACGCTGGCCGTCGCGAGTTCGGCGATCCGCGCCGATCTCGGCCTGTCGCTCGCGCAAATGGGGCTGCTGCTGTCGGCCTTCTCGTGGAGCTACGCGCTGTGCCAGTTCCCGGTCGGCGGCCTCGTCGACCGCATCGGGCCGCGCCGGCTGCTCGGGATCGGCCTGATCGTGTGGTCGATCGCGCAAGCGGCGGGCGGCATCGTATCGACCTTCGGCTGGTTCATCGTCGCGCGCATCGTGCTCGGCATCGGCGAGGCGCCGCAGTTCCCGTCGGCCGCGCGGGTGGTGAGCAACTGGTTTCCGCTGCGCGCACGCGGCACGCCGACCGGCATTTTCAACGCCGCGTCGCCGCTCGGCACCGCGCTTGCGCCGTTGCTGCTGTCGATCCTCGTCGCGTCGTTCGACTGGCGCTGGGCGTTCATCGCGACGGGCGCAGCCGGTCTCGTCGTCGCCGTCGTCTGGTTCGCGCTGTATCGCGATCCGGTGCGCGCGCAACTGACCGCCACCGAGCGCAATTATCTCGACGCCGACGCGCAGAGCACGGTCGCGGCGCCGAAACTGACGTTCGCCGAATGGCGCGGCCTGTTCTCGCACGGCACGACCTGGGGGATGCTGATCGGCTATTTCGGTTCCGTGTACCTGAACTGGGTGTACCTCACCTGGCTGCCGGGCTACCTGACGAT
It includes:
- a CDS encoding MFS transporter; the encoded protein is METTAMNETPTIPPAPPRIRRGQRIALALLMVSGIVNYLDRGTLAVASSAIRADLGLSLAQMGLLLSAFSWSYALCQFPVGGLVDRIGPRRLLGIGLIVWSIAQAAGGIVSTFGWFIVARIVLGIGEAPQFPSAARVVSNWFPLRARGTPTGIFNAASPLGTALAPLLLSILVASFDWRWAFIATGAAGLVVAVVWFALYRDPVRAQLTATERNYLDADAQSTVAAPKLTFAEWRGLFSHGTTWGMLIGYFGSVYLNWVYLTWLPGYLTMERHMSLIRTGFAASVPFLCGFVGSLLAGWLSDLVTRRSRSPVVSRRNAVVVAMLGMVAFTIPAALVQSNTVALACISVVIFLANAASACSWALATAAAPPSRIASLGAIQNFGGFIGGALAPILTGIIAQKWSFVPALLAAAAIAFAGAMAYLLLVRKPIPEQAANAASRPLPA